Proteins found in one Arthrobacter pascens genomic segment:
- a CDS encoding four-carbon acid sugar kinase family protein — translation MTLEADILAAFPAEVRIPARLVADAVAASSAESAHMLVVLDDDPTGTQSVADLPVLTRWDVEDFTWAFGQAKPAVYVLTNTRSLDPAEAAARNGEIVRNALAAAADDGLRLRFVSRSDSTLRGHYPLEPDVIAATVAEVSGEDTDGVVLVPAFPDAGRVTIGGVHYMRGTGEDAGHLTPVSDTEFAKDATFGFTNSEMAKYVEEKSQGRFAAESVIVLDLNIIRAGAARAGAAENPDGDPAVSAKAIADALEPATHSTPVVADIVTENDLRALSLGLQEAERRGKKLLYRVGPPFVRARIGQEIRTELSGAEAYAGNTPSMAGGLIVVGSHVGVTTRQLKALTDQHSAARIVEIDAERLLAAETETGSADAYLDQTVDTVVDALRGGDAIVHTSRLLIKTEDPAESLRIARTVSAAVVAVVNRTLKTFPPRFVIAKGGITSSDVAAHGLEIRHAIVRGPMLPGIVSLWEPVDGPAKGIPYIVFAGNVGDDDSLAQVTRKLSNTF, via the coding sequence GTGACCCTTGAAGCAGACATTCTGGCCGCCTTTCCGGCCGAGGTCCGGATCCCTGCCCGGCTGGTAGCCGACGCCGTCGCGGCGTCCAGTGCCGAGTCTGCCCACATGCTGGTGGTTCTCGACGACGACCCCACGGGAACGCAGTCCGTCGCGGACCTGCCTGTGCTCACCCGCTGGGACGTGGAGGACTTCACCTGGGCCTTTGGCCAGGCCAAGCCCGCCGTTTACGTGCTGACCAATACCCGCAGCCTGGATCCCGCCGAGGCAGCTGCCCGGAACGGCGAAATAGTGCGCAACGCGCTGGCCGCCGCAGCAGATGACGGCCTCCGGCTCCGCTTTGTCAGCCGCAGCGATTCCACCCTCCGCGGCCACTACCCGCTCGAACCCGACGTCATCGCCGCCACTGTTGCTGAAGTCAGCGGTGAAGATACCGACGGTGTGGTGCTGGTCCCTGCTTTTCCCGACGCCGGCCGCGTGACCATCGGCGGCGTGCACTACATGCGCGGAACCGGGGAAGACGCCGGCCACCTGACGCCGGTGTCGGACACTGAATTCGCCAAGGATGCAACATTCGGCTTCACCAACTCGGAGATGGCCAAGTATGTGGAGGAGAAGTCCCAAGGCCGCTTCGCCGCCGAGTCTGTGATTGTCCTGGACCTCAACATCATCCGCGCGGGCGCAGCGAGGGCCGGCGCGGCAGAAAACCCCGACGGCGATCCTGCCGTTTCCGCCAAGGCGATCGCCGATGCCTTGGAACCTGCCACGCACTCCACGCCCGTTGTGGCCGACATCGTCACCGAGAATGACCTCCGCGCCCTGTCCCTGGGCCTGCAGGAAGCCGAACGGCGCGGCAAAAAGCTTCTCTACCGCGTGGGCCCGCCCTTTGTGCGCGCCCGCATCGGCCAGGAGATCCGCACCGAACTCAGCGGTGCCGAAGCCTACGCGGGCAACACCCCCTCGATGGCGGGCGGCCTGATTGTGGTGGGTTCGCACGTTGGAGTCACCACGCGCCAACTCAAAGCACTCACTGATCAGCACAGCGCCGCGCGCATCGTGGAAATCGACGCCGAAAGACTACTTGCCGCCGAAACCGAAACAGGCAGCGCGGATGCCTACCTCGACCAAACGGTGGACACTGTGGTGGACGCGCTCCGCGGCGGCGATGCCATCGTCCATACCAGCCGCCTGCTCATCAAGACCGAAGACCCGGCCGAAAGCCTGCGGATCGCACGCACGGTGTCCGCCGCCGTCGTCGCCGTGGTGAACCGGACCCTCAAGACCTTCCCCCCGCGTTTTGTTATTGCCAAGGGCGGCATCACGTCCTCGGACGTGGCCGCACACGGGCTGGAAATCCGGCACGCGATTGTCCGTGGCCCCATGCTGCCGGGCATCGTCTCCCTCTGGGAACCGGTGGACGGCCCTGCCAAGGGCATTCCCTACATTGTGTTCGCCGGCAACGTAGGCGACGACGACTCTCTCGCCCAGGTCACCCGCAAGCTCAGCAACACCTTCTAG
- a CDS encoding NAD(P)-dependent oxidoreductase, with amino-acid sequence MSASYKVTVLGLGAMGLPMATRLASQLTVHGFDIAESRLALAAEAGIHTFSSAREASKGADALLLAVRNGEQLNDVLFGEYGVASVLEPGAVVILGSTVGTEAIPATVARLAEYGVELVDAPLSGGPKRAGEGDLLIVVGASPEAQEKALPVLELLASTLTIVGDKPGDGQALKTVNQLLCGIHIAAAAEAMALADALGLDQAKTLAALEAGAAGSFMLSNRGPRILEAYTEDGAEVLSRLDIFVKDMGIVGKATRAAGLAAPVAAAAEQLYLLGQAQGLAAQDDSAVIKVVAPTKRTAA; translated from the coding sequence ATGTCTGCAAGCTACAAAGTCACAGTCCTGGGCCTTGGCGCCATGGGCCTGCCAATGGCCACGCGCCTGGCCAGCCAGCTCACGGTCCACGGCTTTGACATCGCCGAGTCGCGCCTGGCGCTCGCAGCGGAAGCCGGAATCCACACCTTCAGCTCCGCCCGGGAAGCGTCGAAAGGCGCCGACGCCCTGCTCCTGGCCGTCCGTAACGGCGAACAGCTCAACGACGTCCTCTTCGGGGAGTACGGGGTGGCTTCCGTGCTTGAGCCGGGCGCCGTGGTGATCCTGGGCAGCACCGTGGGCACCGAGGCAATTCCGGCAACCGTGGCCCGGCTCGCGGAATACGGCGTGGAACTCGTTGACGCTCCGCTGTCAGGCGGCCCCAAGCGTGCCGGCGAAGGCGACCTGCTGATCGTGGTGGGCGCGTCACCCGAGGCCCAGGAAAAGGCCCTCCCCGTCCTGGAACTTCTTGCCTCCACGCTCACCATCGTGGGCGACAAGCCCGGCGACGGCCAGGCGCTCAAGACCGTCAACCAGCTCCTGTGCGGCATCCACATCGCTGCTGCAGCCGAGGCCATGGCCCTTGCTGACGCCCTGGGCCTTGACCAGGCCAAGACCCTGGCCGCGCTGGAAGCCGGCGCGGCCGGGTCCTTTATGCTCTCCAACCGCGGCCCCCGCATCCTGGAGGCCTACACGGAGGACGGCGCCGAAGTCCTCAGCCGTCTGGACATCTTCGTCAAGGACATGGGCATCGTGGGGAAGGCCACCCGCGCCGCCGGGCTGGCAGCCCCCGTTGCCGCCGCCGCCGAACAGCTCTACCTGCTGGGCCAGGCCCAGGGCCTTGCAGCCCAGGACGACTCAGCCGTCATCAAGGTTGTAGCGCCCACGAAGCGCACCGCCGCCTAA